The Ooceraea biroi isolate clonal line C1 chromosome 1, Obir_v5.4, whole genome shotgun sequence genome has a window encoding:
- the LOC105280313 gene encoding uncharacterized protein LOC105280313, protein MKMTNNLSITLFLLCAICAVLGGRRYIAIPVDGIDGIDIIEVNPITPSLPRVPRQTEAYVHVPNSVIHQDDPEIQRSERSAVRVLDYVDYGGHTGSNGAFSWYADYPAHRL, encoded by the exons ATGAAGATGACGAACAATTTG AGCATCACGCTGTTTCTGCTGTGCGCAATTTGCGCCGTACTAGGCGGACGTCGTTACATCGCGATTCCCGTTGACGGTATCGACGGCATTGACATAATCGAGGTGAATCCAATCACACCGTCGTTGCCGAGAGTGCCCCGACAAACGGAGGCATACGTGCACGTACCCAACAGCGTTATTCACCAGGATGATCCCGAGATACAGCGTTCCGAGCGATCGGCCGTACGTGTGCTGGATTACGTTGACTACGGGGGACACACCGGTTCCAACGGAGCCTTTAGTTGGTATGCTGACTATCCGGCTCATCGTTTGTAA
- the LOC105280314 gene encoding uncharacterized protein LOC105280314 yields the protein MEAEADQPSHQRLFRSTLPSPAISGLDVVEALHQTVVSLRSALELSRKELRRLQESVGNYPGENYVDVVSRLALENHILRRRILRRSCEFSSDAATSPPPQSRDAQLVVEARMDETAHPAQTTMDTSQKKVTTDTQNIPTIQNQPASDQSSNSSSGNESPDPSSRAPKLQALSKSSKAATKGTAGPIEIMEATSTILNVPQSDNRKSSTSTTNAISNEEEPRIEITDTSVGHLDVPEKDTEDLSLKSISEGDNSMFSDHADQSQTPQQSQPGDSSRPNEHSENESEELDDIELIFTTDETCRDLGLQEDLVSITETESWQHAGAGSDGQPILLKYTKSAEGESLVCNGEKTSSVEEAVSSQSSSIDREESVDRFDESSNTRLNKMWSQCSVLVETDISKCGVLEDAESSAGSSLRHAARRNTLAAPPTTYRPIIHREALAGSRRKSSAPLRPVMDRSSGARRESGAQTDISALPAQWRSESYLAHKVAHTFTTLPSKFALPTGVSGRLKLSDKTREARRVMLSDISFTSMVPELSRSADHLCHDPHAQTCFNSRGCGLRTPEVHRRESLGSPAGYWPRCNPATGLPSPCDCRLSTDLYPSRYRGSLTSIPSPGLEVVGGPPRRHSWRATAASFDTWRVPVATSTPRPTWSSMPSSPTHVHPPTTSSKTSKSTPKRTRSKVTFQECPMTRGSLPNLRSESIGGENSGDSTESLIDEAEDYLRRSIDSMLTISSASTDYWSKQRRRRARRHSEPDLIHDWHLPQDTRPYLPKIPRDLKLDHLVKVISPEGRVLQGRVRYVGPVPGREDAHVGVELPSVNGSSDGTFHGRRFFDCEPDRAIFVPFKKVVLAWCTT from the exons ATGGAAGCCGAAGCTGACCAACCGTCTCATCAGAGGCTCTTCAGGAGCACCTTGCCATCACCGGCAATATCCGGATTAGACGTCGTGGAAGCGTTACATCAA ACGGTCGTGTCGTTACGTTCGGCTTTGGAGTTGTCGCGCAAGGAGCTCCGTCGATTGCAGGAAAGCGTCGGCAATTATCCTGGTGAGAATTACGTCGACGTGGTGAGCCGTCTGGCCCTCGAAAATCACATCCTCAGGCGGAGAATCTTGAGGAGGAGCTGCGAATTTTCGAGCGATGCGGCGACCAGTCCGCCACCTCAGTCGAGAGACGCCCAACTCGTCGTAGAAGCTCGCATGGA TGAAACAGCACATCCTGCGCAAACCACCATGGACACATCCCAGAAGAAGGTCACTACCGACACTCAGAACATACCAACAATACAGAATCAACCAGCCTCTGATCAGAGCAGTAATAGCAGCAGCGGCAACGAGAGTCCCGATCCATCTTCCCGCGCCCCCAAATTACAAGCTTTATCGAAATCCTCCAAAGCTGCAACCAAAGGCACGGCTGGTCCGATAGAGATTATGGAAGCAACATCTACAATTCTGAATGTTCCACAGAGTGATAATCGCAAATCCTCGACTTCAACAACGAACGCGATTAGCAACGAAGAAGAGCCTCGAATAGAGATCACAG aCACGAGTGTGGGCCACTTAGACGTACCTGAGAAGGACACCGAGGATTTGAGCCTGAAATCCATCTCTGAGGGCGACAATTCCATGTTTAGCGATCACGCGGATCAGTCACAAACGCCTCAGCAGAGCCAACCGGGCGATTCGTCGAGACCGAACGAACACTCGGAAAACGAGTCGGAGGAGTTGGATGACATCGAGCTGATATTTACGACGGATGAGACCTGTCGCGACCTCGGTCTGCAGGAGGACTTGGTGTCCATCACGGAGACGGAGTCTTGGCAGCACGCGGGCGCCGGTAGCGACGGCCAACCCATCTTACTCAAGTACACGAAATCGGCGGAGGGCGAATCGTTGGTGTGCAACGGCGAGAAAACCAGCTCCGTCGAGGAAGCCGTCTCCTCGCAGAGCTCCAGCATCGACCGCGAGGAGAGCGTCGACAGATTCGACGAGAGCTCCAACACCAGGCTCAACAAGATGTGGTCGCAATGCTCTGTCCTGGTCGAGACGGACATCAGCAAGTGCGGCGTACTGGAAGATGCTGAAAGCTCCGCGGGATCGTCCCTGCGACATGCCGCGAGGAGAAACACCTTGGCTGCGCCACCGACGACCTACAG ACCTATCATTCACCGTGAAGCTCTGGCTGGTAGTCGGAGAAAGAGCTCTGCGCCGTTGCGACCAGTGATGGATCGCAGCAGCGGTGCACGAAGAGAGTCCGGTGCCCAAACCGATATATCTGCGCTTCCAGCACAATGGCGGTCCGAGAGCTATCTGGCACACAAGGTCGCGCATACCTTTACAACGTTACCAAGCAAGTTCGCTCTACCGACAGGAGTATCCGGTCGATTGAAACTGTCGGACAAAACTCGAGAAGCTAGGAGAGTGATGTTATCGGACATCAGCTTTACTAGCATGGTACCGGAATTATCGAGGAGTGCAGATCATCTGTGTCACGATCCACATGCCCAG ACGTGTTTCAACTCGCGCGGCTGCGGTCTTCGTACACCGGAAGTCCACAGACGCGAATCTCTGGGTTCGCCCGCGGGCTATTGGCCGCGTTGCAATCCCGCAACCGGCCTACCAAGTCCCTGCGACTGTCGGTTGTCGACAGATCTGTATCCTTCGCGTTATCGCGGGTCTCTGACATCGATACCATCACCCGGTCTTGAGGTCGTTGGCGGTCCGCCACGAAGGCATTCCTGGAGAGCAACCGCGGCGTCCTTCGACACATGGAGGGTTCCAGTTGCGACTTCCACGCCGCGTCCTACGTGGTCCTCGATGCCGTCCTCTCCGACACACGTGCATCCTCCGACAACCTCCTCCAAAACTTCAAAAAGTACGCCAAAGAGGACGCGATCCAAGGTGACGTTCCAAG AGTGTCCAATGACGCGTGGTAGTCTACCCAACTTGCGTTCAGAATCGATCGGCGGTGAGAATAGCGGCGATTCCACCGAATCATTGATCGACGAAGCGGAGGATTACCTGCGGCGCAGCATCGACTCCATGCTGACCATCTCGAGTGCCAGCACGGATTATTGGAGTAAACAAAGGCGAAGAAGGGCGCGGAGACATTCAGAGCCTGACTTGATTCACGATTGGCATCTTCCCCAGGATACCAGGCCATATTTGCCAAAG ATACCAAGGGATCTCAAACTAGATCACCTCGTGAAAGTCATATCGCCGGAGGGCAGAGTCCTCCAGGGTCGCGTAAGATACGTAGGTCCTGTCCCAGGTCGAGAAGACGCGCATGTAGGCGTGGAGTTACCGTCTGTCAACGGTTCATCCGACGGTACCTTTCACGGCAGGAGATTTTTTGATTG CGAGCCAGATCGGGCGATCTTTGTTCCGTTCAAAAAGGTGGTGCTTGCCTGGTGCACCACTTGA